The Arcobacter porcinus sequence GACAAGACAAGTGCCTTTTAATAGTTATTCGTTTATTATGAATATATCAATTATTCTTTTTTTTATTTTTAATTATAGATATATATTAATCAATATCAATAAAGATAAAATATTAAAGCAATTGTTTTTCTTAACAATTGGTATATCCTTGCTTATGATATTTTACTCATTATACTTAGAAAATGAACCATCTTTAATAATAAGATTTTACTTAATTATTGTACTTATATTTTTAGCATATTTTGTAAAACCTGATAAAAAATATATTAATATTTTTATATTTTTCATAGGTATACAGGCTCTTTTTTTAATATGTTTTGAAGTATATCTTATGGCTAATTTCAGCATTGATACATATTATCCAATTAGACATTTTTTTCTTAATAATAATTGGGGTGATGTATATACTTACAATGGAATAATTTGGAAAATTCAATTAAAAGGAAATGCGCTATTGCCATTTGCTTTTTTTATTTCTATGGTTTATTATAAAGGATTTAAAAGGAGTTTAATAGCAGGATTGTTTTTTGTGGCTACACTAGTAGCAGGTAATTTTGCTTATATTCTTGGTATTATTTTATTTTTAGGTTTATATTATATCTATTCCAAAAGATGGACAATTCAAAAAATAGTTTTAAATGGATTTATTGGAATAATATTAACAATAGTCCTTTTTAATCCTACATATAACTATTTTTCAAATGTTGTAGAACAAAAATCTGGACATTCTAATTCTACAAGAATAGATCAAACCCATGTTTTAGTTGAAAATATGAATAAAAATTTAGTTACAATTTTATTTGGTCAAGGTTTGGGAAATAAAGTTGATGTAAAAACTGAGTGGAGAGATTATTCAGGTGCTATATATTATGAATTACAAGCTTTTTATATTATGAATCAATTGGGAATACTCTTTTTTACTTTTTTCATACTTATAAATATTTTACTTGCTTATTATATGTTTAAATATAAACTCTTGTTTATTGTTTATGCAAGTTATATATTTTATGCATTATTTAATCCCTATTTTTTAGATACATCTCATATTGTTGTTATAATTATTTTATTAAGTTTAAGAAAGGTTTTTGATGAAAAAAATATATTCAATACTCGTAGCATATAATCCAGATTTAGAAGAACTAAATCAAGCAGTTGAGAGACTCAAAAAACAAACAGACATAGTCATAGTGTGTAACAATTCAGATTATGATGTAGAGTTTGAAGGTGAACAGGTTAAGGTATTTAATTTTGGGGAAAATCTAGGTATTGCTAAAGCTCAAAGCATAGGGATGAAATGGGCATTTGAAAATGGAGCAGACTTTATACTTCAAATGGATCAAGACAGTATTCCCCATGATGATTTAGTAGAAAAACTTTTAGAGTGTTATGAAGAGCTAACTGAAAAAGGTTATAAAGTTGGTTTAGTTGGTTCTCAAGATTATGATAAAGATACAAAAAAAGAGAGCATTGCACGATATAAAAAAGGAATTCTAATACAAGATACGGAATATATTTCGGTTGAACAAATATTGAGTTCAGGAAGCTTGATTTCTATTGAAACATACAATATTATCGGAGGTATGGATGATAAGTTATTTATAGATGCTGTTGATTTTGAATACTGCTGGAGAATATTACAAAACAAAATGTTTATAATAAAAAATCCTAAAGCTTTAATTGCACATAAGCTAGGAAATGGAAATAGAAAAATTTTAAGTTTATTAACAGTTGGGGTGCCTAGTCCTATAAGACATTATTATCAAGTTAGAAATACTTTGCTTTTAATAAATAGGAGTTATGCACCATTTTATTGGAAATATTCAAATTTCTTAAAAGTAGTATTTAAAATAGTTATTTATCCTTTTGTTTTAGATAGAGGTTTTTTGAGATTTTCATATATGATGAAAGGTTTAAAAGATGGCATTTTGGGTAAAAGTGGAAAAATAAATGAGTAAAGACACTTTAACACCTAAAGATTATTTAGTAGAATTTGTATCTAATTCTGCAAGTGCTACTTTACAACTAATACCATATGTAGGAGGAGCTTTAAATCAAATTACCTTTGGTTATTTAAGCTCATTACAGATAAAAAGAATTGAAAATTATTTAGTTGGAGTAAGTGAGTATTTACAATCTGGTGCAATGCAAAAAGAGGTACTAGATCAAGTAAGTGACTATCTTAATTCTGTAGATGGTAAAGAATTTTTTTATCTAAATCTTGAAAAAGTAGCAAAAATAAGAAATGAAGAAAAGCTTAAACTTTATAGAAATATACTTTTGAATCAATCAGGAAATTTTAAAAGATTTGAACTTGATACAGCTGAGGATTTTTTGAATTTATTAGAAAATATTAAAGTTGAGTCTGTTCAAGTGCTTGAATTTTTAGCAAACTATAAAGAAGCGAATCCACAAAAGAGAAATATTATTGATGGTGGAAGTATTACTGAAGATATTGAAGATGAAAAAGAATCAGGTTATATCAGTCATTTAAAAACAAAGTTTTGTTTTTCAGAAGATGAATTAAATTATTTTCATCAACAACTTATTACAAATGGCTTAGCAGTAGATGATAGTATGGGATTTGTAGGTGGTAAACCATTAGAAAAGTTTAGAATTACAAAAATGGGTGGGTTGTTCTTGGATTATATTTTGGAGCCTAAAAAATGAAATTTTCAGTATTAATGTCAATATATCACAAAGAAAATCCAGATTGGTTTAATAGAGCAATGCAGAGTATTTGGGATGAACAAACCATAAAACCAGATGAGATAGTTCTAGTTCAAGATGGAAAATTGATTAAAGAACTTTATAAAGTGATAGATAAATGGAAAGAGAAGCTAAAAGATATTTTAGTGATTGTTCCTTTGGAACAAAATGTAGGTTTGGGAGACGCTTTAAATATTGGAATGCAACATTGTAATTATGAACTCATAGCTAGAATGGATACAGATGATATATCTTT is a genomic window containing:
- a CDS encoding glycosyltransferase family 2 protein, whose product is MKKIYSILVAYNPDLEELNQAVERLKKQTDIVIVCNNSDYDVEFEGEQVKVFNFGENLGIAKAQSIGMKWAFENGADFILQMDQDSIPHDDLVEKLLECYEELTEKGYKVGLVGSQDYDKDTKKESIARYKKGILIQDTEYISVEQILSSGSLISIETYNIIGGMDDKLFIDAVDFEYCWRILQNKMFIIKNPKALIAHKLGNGNRKILSLLTVGVPSPIRHYYQVRNTLLLINRSYAPFYWKYSNFLKVVFKIVIYPFVLDRGFLRFSYMMKGLKDGILGKSGKINE